In Herbaspirillum sp. WKF16, one genomic interval encodes:
- a CDS encoding DUF3311 domain-containing protein, whose amino-acid sequence MSTDISSGKGERSYLKALLLLPFIALLWVPFYNTETPELLGFPFFYWYQLLWVPLTSLIIWIVYRDGLKKGVE is encoded by the coding sequence ATGTCCACCGACATTTCGTCCGGAAAAGGGGAGCGGAGCTATCTGAAAGCCCTGCTGCTGCTGCCCTTCATTGCCTTGCTCTGGGTCCCGTTCTACAACACCGAAACGCCCGAGCTGCTCGGTTTCCCCTTCTTCTACTGGTACCAGCTGCTGTGGGTGCCGCTGACCTCCCTGATCATCTGGATCGTCTACCGCGACGGCCTGAAGAAAGGAGTCGAGTAA
- the mctP gene encoding monocarboxylate uptake permease MctP — METNNIHWSALWVFIFFFALVTIMGFWASKWMAGPKNKGAHLDEWGLGGRNFGTWITWFLVGGDFYTAYTVIAVPALVYAVGAYGFFALPYTILVYPIVFVIMPKLWHAAHKAGHVTAADVVWGRYKSRPLEFAIALTGVVATMPYIALQLIGMEVVIKALGLTGELPLLAAFVILALYTYSAGLRAPALIAFVKDIMIYIVVLVAVIVVPAKLGGYGAVFSSARDAFALKGGATGLTLKPTQFLPFATLALGSAMAAFMYPHTLTGIFAAKDANTIRKNAVFLPAYTVLLGLIALLGYMAYAAGIKVQTNNDVVPALFNGLFPGWFAGFAFAAIAIGALVPAAVMSIGASNLFTRNFWKPYINPGINAEGEAKVAKIVSLVVKFGALVFILFLPTKFALDLQLLGGVWILQTFPALVFGLFVGWFGARALLCGWAVGIVGGSWMAFADGIKPVHTFVVGGDSYTMYTGLIALAMNIVVAVIANLALGKGSQPALKQS; from the coding sequence ATGGAGACCAACAACATTCACTGGTCGGCCCTCTGGGTCTTCATCTTCTTCTTCGCGCTGGTCACCATCATGGGCTTCTGGGCCTCCAAATGGATGGCCGGCCCCAAGAACAAGGGCGCCCACCTCGATGAATGGGGCCTGGGCGGCCGCAACTTCGGCACCTGGATCACCTGGTTCCTGGTCGGCGGCGACTTCTACACCGCCTATACCGTCATCGCGGTGCCGGCGCTGGTCTATGCGGTCGGCGCCTATGGCTTCTTCGCCCTGCCCTACACCATCCTGGTCTACCCGATCGTGTTCGTGATCATGCCCAAGCTGTGGCATGCCGCGCACAAGGCCGGCCACGTGACCGCCGCCGACGTCGTCTGGGGCCGCTACAAGTCGCGTCCGCTGGAGTTCGCCATCGCGCTGACCGGCGTGGTCGCGACCATGCCCTACATCGCCCTGCAGCTGATCGGCATGGAAGTGGTGATCAAGGCGCTGGGCCTGACCGGCGAACTGCCGTTGCTGGCCGCCTTCGTGATCCTGGCCTTGTACACCTACTCGGCCGGCCTGCGCGCTCCCGCGCTGATCGCCTTCGTCAAGGACATCATGATCTACATCGTGGTGCTGGTGGCGGTGATCGTGGTGCCGGCCAAGCTGGGCGGCTACGGCGCGGTGTTCAGCTCGGCGCGCGACGCCTTTGCCCTCAAGGGCGGCGCCACCGGCCTGACCCTGAAGCCGACGCAGTTCCTGCCGTTCGCGACCCTGGCGCTGGGCTCGGCCATGGCGGCCTTCATGTACCCGCACACCCTGACCGGCATCTTCGCCGCCAAGGATGCCAACACGATCCGCAAGAACGCCGTGTTCCTGCCGGCCTATACCGTGCTGCTGGGACTGATCGCGCTCTTGGGCTACATGGCCTATGCCGCTGGCATCAAGGTGCAGACCAACAACGACGTGGTGCCGGCGCTGTTCAACGGCCTGTTCCCGGGCTGGTTCGCAGGCTTCGCCTTCGCCGCGATCGCCATCGGCGCGCTGGTGCCGGCGGCGGTGATGTCGATCGGCGCCTCCAACCTGTTCACCCGCAACTTCTGGAAGCCTTACATCAACCCCGGCATCAATGCCGAGGGTGAAGCCAAGGTCGCCAAGATCGTCTCGCTGGTGGTCAAGTTCGGCGCGCTGGTGTTCATCCTGTTCCTGCCGACCAAGTTCGCGCTGGACCTGCAGCTCCTGGGCGGCGTGTGGATCCTGCAGACCTTCCCGGCGCTGGTGTTCGGCCTGTTCGTCGGCTGGTTCGGCGCGCGCGCCCTGCTGTGCGGCTGGGCCGTGGGCATCGTCGGCGGCAGCTGGATGGCCTTCGCCGACGGCATCAAGCCGGTGCACACCTTCGTGGTGGGCGGCGACTCCTACACCATGTACACCGGCCTGATCGCGCTGGCCATGAACATCGTGGTGGCGGTCATTGCCAACCTGGCGCTGGGCAAAGGCTCGCAGCCTGCGCTGAAGCAGTCGTAA
- the chrA gene encoding chromate efflux transporter — MSAAENNSSFHLPSERESLWALFLIFLRLGLTSFGGPVAHLGYFREEFVSRRQWLSERSFTDLVGLCQFLPGPASSQVGMAIGMLRGGYSGALVSWAGFTLPSATALILFAAGISLHEDTLSPASLHGLKVVAVAVVAQAVWGMGRAICIDVSRIVIMVVAACACLAFPGGLSQIAIILLAAIAGLVLCGGAPQRQADALPIAASSRSGLIWLAIFLLLLIGLPIVSRFADSQALSNFDAFFRVGSLVFGGGHVVLPLLQAEVVPNGLVGNDTFLAGYGITQAMPGPLFTFTAFLGASMTVGPTGLGGGLLCLFAIFLPSFLLVAGTIPFWNALRRNAGAQASLGGVNSAVVGMLLAALYDPVWIGAIHHPSDFALALTAFVALSFGKAPPWLVVMISAIAGPLIEKLA; from the coding sequence ATGTCAGCCGCCGAGAACAACTCTTCGTTCCATCTTCCGTCCGAGAGGGAAAGCCTGTGGGCGCTCTTTCTCATCTTCCTTCGCCTGGGCCTGACTTCGTTCGGCGGCCCCGTGGCTCATCTGGGGTACTTTCGAGAAGAGTTCGTTTCGCGCCGCCAATGGCTTTCTGAAAGAAGCTTCACCGACTTGGTCGGATTATGCCAGTTCCTGCCGGGACCGGCCAGTAGCCAGGTGGGAATGGCGATCGGAATGCTCAGAGGAGGCTATTCTGGCGCGCTCGTGTCTTGGGCGGGCTTCACCCTGCCGTCGGCCACTGCGCTGATTCTGTTCGCGGCAGGTATTTCGCTGCATGAAGACACGCTGTCGCCAGCAAGCTTGCATGGATTGAAGGTCGTGGCCGTCGCGGTGGTGGCTCAAGCGGTATGGGGGATGGGGCGAGCTATCTGCATCGATGTTTCCCGCATCGTAATCATGGTGGTTGCCGCCTGCGCGTGCCTGGCATTCCCTGGCGGCCTGTCCCAGATCGCAATCATCCTCCTGGCCGCCATTGCGGGACTGGTTTTGTGCGGCGGCGCGCCACAGCGGCAGGCTGATGCACTTCCTATCGCCGCAAGCTCCAGGTCGGGATTAATCTGGTTGGCCATCTTTTTGCTGCTGCTCATCGGCTTACCGATCGTTTCCCGCTTCGCGGACTCACAGGCACTGAGCAACTTCGACGCTTTCTTCCGGGTCGGCTCTCTTGTGTTCGGCGGCGGGCATGTTGTATTGCCGCTTTTGCAAGCGGAGGTAGTGCCGAATGGTTTGGTCGGCAACGATACCTTTCTCGCCGGTTACGGCATCACCCAGGCAATGCCGGGGCCGCTGTTCACCTTCACCGCCTTTCTAGGCGCATCCATGACGGTAGGTCCGACAGGCTTGGGTGGGGGGCTGCTGTGTTTGTTTGCTATTTTCTTGCCTTCATTCTTGCTGGTGGCCGGAACGATCCCATTTTGGAATGCACTGCGACGCAATGCCGGAGCGCAGGCCTCTCTGGGCGGGGTCAACTCAGCAGTGGTGGGTATGCTGCTGGCAGCGCTATATGATCCGGTATGGATTGGCGCTATACATCATCCGTCCGATTTTGCGCTGGCGCTAACGGCGTTTGTCGCTCTCTCGTTTGGAAAGGCGCCCCCGTGGCTTGTGGTGATGATCAGCGCCATTGCAGGTCCCCTGATTGAAAAGCTTGCCTGA
- a CDS encoding zinc-dependent alcohol dehydrogenase — MRALTYHSAHDVRVDNVPDPIIQEPDDIILKVTATAICGSDLHLYRGKMPGMKSGDILGHEFMGIVVEAGPEVRTLQKGDRVVVPFVIACGKCFFCDMSLYSACETTNPDRGSIMNRKGIRSGAALFGFSHLYGGVPGGQAEYVRVPKANVGPIKIPSNLADEQVLFLSDILPTGYQAVVNANVGPGSNVAIFGAGPVGQMAAASARMLGAEQIFMVDHHDYRLQFAVAQYGVIPINFDEVDPGEFIVANTSNRGVDAVIDAVGFEAKGSAIETALTAVKLEGSSGEAIRQCISAVRRGGVISAPGVYAGFIHGFLFGDIFEKGVSVRAGQTHVQHHMPELLRCIEEGKIKPEAIITHRLPLAEAQRGYHIFDEKEEDCRKVILTP; from the coding sequence ATGCGCGCCTTGACCTACCATTCTGCCCACGACGTCCGTGTCGATAATGTGCCCGATCCGATCATCCAGGAACCGGACGACATCATCCTGAAGGTCACGGCCACGGCGATCTGCGGCTCCGACCTGCACCTCTACCGCGGCAAGATGCCCGGCATGAAATCGGGCGATATCCTCGGCCATGAATTCATGGGAATCGTCGTCGAAGCGGGGCCGGAAGTCAGGACGCTCCAGAAAGGCGACCGTGTCGTCGTGCCCTTTGTCATTGCATGCGGGAAGTGCTTCTTCTGCGATATGAGTCTCTATTCCGCCTGTGAGACGACCAACCCGGATCGCGGGAGCATCATGAATCGCAAAGGCATTCGCTCCGGGGCCGCCCTCTTCGGATTTAGCCACCTGTACGGCGGTGTGCCCGGCGGGCAAGCCGAATATGTCCGCGTGCCCAAGGCAAACGTCGGTCCGATCAAGATCCCGTCGAACCTGGCGGATGAGCAAGTGCTCTTTCTCAGCGACATCCTGCCCACGGGATACCAGGCGGTCGTCAATGCCAATGTGGGGCCGGGAAGCAACGTCGCCATCTTCGGCGCCGGCCCGGTCGGCCAGATGGCGGCGGCGAGTGCGCGCATGCTGGGCGCCGAACAAATTTTCATGGTGGATCACCACGACTACCGGCTGCAATTTGCCGTCGCCCAGTACGGCGTCATTCCCATCAACTTCGATGAGGTCGATCCGGGGGAATTTATCGTCGCGAACACCTCGAACCGCGGCGTCGATGCGGTGATCGACGCGGTCGGTTTCGAGGCCAAGGGCAGCGCCATCGAAACGGCGCTGACTGCGGTCAAGCTCGAAGGCAGCAGCGGCGAGGCGATCCGTCAGTGCATCTCGGCGGTGCGGCGCGGCGGCGTGATCAGCGCGCCGGGCGTCTACGCGGGATTCATCCATGGGTTCCTGTTCGGCGATATTTTCGAAAAGGGCGTGTCGGTTCGCGCCGGCCAGACCCACGTCCAACATCACATGCCGGAACTGCTCAGGTGCATCGAAGAAGGCAAGATCAAGCCTGAGGCCATCATTACCCATCGCCTGCCCTTGGCGGAGGCGCAGCGCGGCTACCACATCTTCGACGAGAAGGAAGAAGACTGTCGCAAGGTGATCCTGACGCCGTAG
- a CDS encoding CopG family transcriptional regulator, whose translation MSVTELRPRVGDSEKITINLGVVDLGQIDLLVQEGFYSNRTDLIRTAIRNQLGVHADVVKQTVVRKSLVLGLQTYTRQQLESFRAAGEKLQIQVVGLATIAADVSPELAAAVVESVTVLGAFHASNAVKAALAGRIQ comes from the coding sequence ATGTCAGTCACTGAACTCAGGCCGCGCGTTGGCGATAGTGAAAAAATCACAATCAATCTCGGGGTCGTCGATCTTGGACAAATCGACTTGTTGGTTCAGGAAGGGTTTTATTCCAACCGCACCGACCTCATCCGCACGGCCATCCGCAACCAGCTGGGCGTGCATGCCGATGTGGTCAAGCAGACCGTCGTTCGCAAAAGCCTCGTCCTTGGACTGCAAACCTATACCCGTCAGCAGTTGGAGTCGTTCCGGGCCGCGGGCGAAAAGTTGCAGATTCAGGTGGTGGGGCTGGCCACGATCGCCGCCGACGTCTCGCCGGAATTGGCGGCGGCGGTGGTCGAATCGGTCACGGTGCTCGGTGCCTTCCATGCCAGCAACGCGGTGAAAGCCGCGCTAGCCGGCAGGATCCAATAG
- a CDS encoding extracellular catalytic domain type 1 short-chain-length polyhydroxyalkanoate depolymerase, protein MSKLRDLQARLAAMASSHQSPHAGNVAQVIHNALSAAGLLPRNPENDPPGKGDPAARSAAAPHERGSMRVVNELLAGLGAAPAWREQADTEAAGATIGGRFVDGAFSNEAGTRRYKVYIPAAYTGQAMPLVVMLHGCTQDPDDFARGTQMNALAEEKGFMVVYPAQDAQANTSKCWNWFHAIDQQRGQGEPSLIAGITTEVIARYALDGDKVYVAGLSAGGAMAVIMGSTYPDLYSAVGVHSGLPYASASDLPSAFSAMKGIASRRRPGTEGASSTEPVPIIVFHGDRDTTVSPANGAILIDDFVARFPDGEKITTLIEEGKASGGRGFSRTSLHAEGRPVLAEHWVIRGAGHAWAGGSPRGTFTDAGGPDASQEMLRFFDTQSSRGPAGHRAK, encoded by the coding sequence ATGTCCAAGCTCCGCGATCTACAAGCGCGACTCGCCGCCATGGCAAGCTCGCACCAGTCGCCACATGCAGGCAATGTCGCACAGGTGATCCACAACGCCCTCTCGGCTGCCGGCCTCCTGCCCCGTAATCCGGAGAACGATCCGCCGGGCAAGGGCGATCCGGCCGCCCGCAGCGCCGCTGCTCCCCATGAGCGCGGCTCGATGCGCGTGGTGAATGAATTATTGGCCGGACTGGGAGCCGCGCCGGCATGGCGGGAGCAGGCAGACACCGAAGCCGCTGGAGCAACGATCGGCGGGCGCTTCGTGGACGGCGCTTTCTCCAATGAAGCGGGAACGCGCCGCTACAAGGTTTATATTCCAGCGGCCTACACCGGCCAGGCCATGCCGCTGGTGGTGATGCTGCATGGGTGCACCCAAGATCCCGACGACTTTGCGCGCGGCACGCAGATGAATGCGCTGGCGGAGGAAAAGGGATTCATGGTGGTCTACCCGGCGCAGGACGCCCAGGCCAATACGTCGAAGTGCTGGAACTGGTTCCACGCCATCGACCAGCAACGCGGACAAGGCGAGCCCTCGCTGATCGCGGGCATCACCACCGAGGTGATCGCTCGCTATGCGCTGGATGGCGACAAAGTCTACGTCGCAGGCCTGTCGGCAGGCGGCGCCATGGCCGTCATCATGGGATCCACCTATCCGGATCTCTACAGCGCCGTCGGCGTTCACTCCGGACTGCCCTATGCTTCCGCTTCGGACCTGCCTTCGGCGTTCAGTGCGATGAAGGGCATCGCGAGTCGACGTCGGCCCGGCACCGAGGGCGCATCCTCCACCGAACCGGTGCCGATCATCGTCTTCCATGGGGATCGCGACACGACGGTGAGTCCGGCGAACGGCGCGATCCTGATCGACGATTTTGTTGCGCGCTTCCCGGACGGCGAAAAAATAACGACCCTCATCGAAGAAGGAAAGGCATCCGGCGGGCGCGGCTTTTCGCGCACGTCGCTGCACGCCGAGGGGCGCCCCGTACTGGCGGAGCATTGGGTCATCCGGGGCGCCGGCCATGCATGGGCGGGGGGAAGTCCGAGAGGTACGTTCACCGATGCCGGCGGGCCGGATGCTTCGCAGGAAATGCTGAGGTTTTTCGATACCCAGTCTTCACGCGGTCCGGCAGGCCATCGCGCCAAATAA
- a CDS encoding cytochrome c, whose translation MRTPSLTFSAALCAVALAACGLALADGALTITAPPAPAPSERLATVEAKRRQEFTVPPADAALNERLEKKGAAGQPLTDADRELQRGAYLARAGDCVACHTAKGGAPFAGGLPIDSPIGTIYSTNITPDKTHGIGNWRYEDFARLMRTGVTKDGYTTYPAMPYPSYSRLSEEDIHALYAYFSQAVPAVPQANRDNAIPWPLSMRWPLGIWRKVFAPTPTPYAAPAGADRQTVRGAYLVEGLGHCGSCHTPRSLTMQEKALSDDDSKLFLSGGQVIDGWTVPSLRNEHGGGLAGWSQADLVEFLRTGRNRHAASFGAMNDVIEHSMQYMSDADLNAMAKYLLGLPGRNGAAPFKYDDASAREAYAGRPQGAGAALYLDRCAACHRANGTGYGKAFPPLAGNPVLQGKDGISAIHIILSGGAQPSTHAATAGLAMAPYANILDDQQVADVATYIQTAWGNRGGKVSASDVANIRKDARPIEARKN comes from the coding sequence ATGAGAACCCCAAGCCTGACATTTTCCGCCGCGCTCTGCGCCGTTGCCCTGGCTGCCTGCGGGCTGGCATTGGCGGACGGGGCGCTGACGATCACCGCGCCGCCCGCGCCGGCGCCGTCCGAGAGGCTGGCCACCGTGGAAGCGAAACGCCGCCAGGAGTTCACCGTGCCGCCGGCCGACGCGGCCCTGAACGAACGCCTGGAGAAGAAGGGCGCGGCCGGCCAGCCGCTGACGGACGCCGACCGCGAGCTGCAGCGCGGCGCCTACCTGGCGCGGGCCGGCGATTGCGTGGCCTGCCACACGGCCAAGGGCGGCGCGCCATTCGCCGGCGGCCTGCCGATCGACTCGCCGATCGGCACCATCTACTCGACCAACATCACGCCCGACAAGACCCATGGCATCGGCAACTGGCGCTATGAAGACTTCGCCAGGCTGATGCGCACCGGCGTCACCAAGGACGGATACACCACCTATCCGGCCATGCCGTATCCGTCCTATTCGCGCCTGAGCGAGGAAGACATCCACGCGCTGTACGCTTATTTCTCGCAGGCGGTGCCGGCCGTGCCGCAAGCCAATCGCGACAACGCCATTCCATGGCCCTTGTCGATGCGCTGGCCGCTGGGCATCTGGCGCAAGGTGTTCGCGCCCACGCCGACGCCATATGCAGCGCCGGCCGGCGCCGACCGGCAGACCGTGCGCGGCGCCTACCTGGTGGAAGGCCTGGGCCACTGCGGCAGCTGCCACACCCCGCGCTCCCTCACCATGCAGGAAAAGGCGCTCTCCGATGACGACAGCAAGCTGTTCCTCTCCGGCGGGCAGGTCATCGACGGCTGGACCGTGCCGTCGCTGCGCAACGAACACGGCGGCGGCCTGGCCGGCTGGAGCCAGGCCGACCTGGTGGAGTTCCTGCGCACCGGACGCAACCGGCATGCCGCCTCGTTCGGCGCGATGAACGACGTCATCGAGCACTCGATGCAATACATGAGCGACGCCGACCTCAACGCAATGGCCAAGTATCTGCTGGGCCTGCCGGGCAGGAACGGCGCGGCGCCCTTCAAGTATGACGACGCCAGTGCGCGGGAGGCGTATGCGGGGCGCCCACAGGGCGCCGGCGCGGCGTTGTACCTGGACCGCTGCGCGGCCTGCCATCGGGCCAACGGCACCGGCTACGGCAAGGCATTCCCGCCACTGGCAGGTAACCCGGTGCTGCAGGGAAAAGACGGCATCTCGGCCATCCACATCATCCTGTCGGGCGGGGCGCAGCCGTCCACGCACGCGGCGACGGCCGGACTGGCGATGGCGCCGTATGCGAATATCCTCGACGACCAGCAGGTTGCCGATGTGGCGACCTACATCCAGACGGCATGGGGCAACCGGGGCGGCAAGGTAAGCGCATCCGACGTCGCCAACATCAGGAAGGACGCCAGGCCCATCGAAGCGCGAAAGAATTGA
- a CDS encoding GMC family oxidoreductase translates to MAQKKMKPVDVAIVGFGWTGAIMAKEMTEAGLSVVALERGVYRDTYPDGAYPKTIDELDYQQRFKLFQNIAKSSFTFRRKMADTAIPYRQIAMFKPGEGVGGAGLHWSGCHWRILPEELRMRSHYEERYGKKFIPQDMTLQDWGVSYEELEPFFDFGEKMMGTSGTAYRVGGKVINDRGNPFEADRSDAFPLPAQKEQYQSALFRKAAEEAGFHPFALPSANASAPYVNQYGCQMGPCTFCGFCSGYACYNYSKASPNVNILPALRLTRLFELRTECNVLRIELDDSKKKATGVTYIDGRGDTVFQPAGIVIASTFAYNNARLFLLSGIGKPYDPVSGSGVVGRNVAFQMMATVNAFFEPGKNINGFIGAGGNGVAIDDFNGDHFDHGPLGFVGGSPIWSNPAGSKPISGIAVPPGTPKWGRQWKSAVRDSYLNTMSFDAHGANMVYRDVYVDLDPTYKDAFGQPLLRFTFDWKDNDIRMSRYVTEQATKIARNLNPKAINVTVKQIGDAPDLRSYQTTHWAGGVAMGMDPGTSVLNRYLQSWDVHNVFAVGSGVFAQGIGYNPTGAAVALAYWSARAIRENYLKDPRPLVDA, encoded by the coding sequence GTGGCCCAGAAGAAGATGAAGCCAGTGGACGTCGCCATCGTCGGTTTCGGATGGACCGGCGCCATCATGGCCAAGGAAATGACGGAGGCGGGCTTGAGCGTGGTAGCGCTGGAGCGCGGCGTCTATCGCGACACCTATCCCGACGGCGCCTATCCCAAGACCATCGACGAACTCGACTACCAGCAGCGTTTCAAGCTGTTCCAGAACATCGCGAAGTCCTCCTTCACCTTCCGCCGCAAGATGGCCGACACGGCCATTCCCTACCGCCAGATCGCCATGTTCAAGCCGGGCGAGGGCGTCGGCGGGGCCGGGCTGCACTGGTCCGGCTGCCATTGGCGCATCCTGCCGGAGGAGTTGCGCATGCGCAGCCACTACGAGGAGCGCTACGGCAAGAAATTCATCCCCCAGGACATGACCCTGCAGGACTGGGGCGTGAGCTACGAGGAACTCGAACCCTTCTTCGACTTCGGCGAGAAGATGATGGGCACTTCCGGCACTGCCTACCGGGTTGGCGGCAAGGTGATCAACGACCGCGGCAATCCCTTCGAGGCCGACCGCTCCGACGCCTTTCCCTTGCCGGCGCAAAAGGAGCAATACCAGTCGGCGCTGTTTCGCAAGGCGGCCGAGGAGGCCGGCTTCCATCCCTTCGCGCTGCCCTCGGCCAACGCCTCGGCGCCCTACGTCAACCAGTACGGCTGCCAGATGGGGCCGTGCACCTTCTGCGGCTTTTGCTCCGGCTACGCCTGCTATAACTATTCGAAGGCCTCGCCCAACGTCAACATCCTCCCGGCGCTGCGCCTGACCCGGCTGTTCGAACTGCGCACCGAATGCAACGTGCTGCGCATCGAGCTGGACGACAGCAAGAAGAAGGCCACCGGCGTCACCTACATCGACGGCCGCGGCGACACCGTATTCCAGCCTGCCGGCATCGTCATCGCCAGCACCTTCGCCTACAACAATGCGCGCCTGTTCCTGCTCTCGGGGATCGGGAAACCCTATGATCCGGTGTCGGGCAGTGGGGTAGTGGGGCGCAACGTCGCCTTCCAGATGATGGCCACTGTCAACGCCTTCTTCGAGCCCGGCAAGAACATCAACGGTTTCATCGGCGCCGGCGGCAACGGCGTGGCCATCGACGATTTCAACGGCGACCACTTCGATCACGGCCCGCTGGGCTTTGTCGGCGGCTCGCCGATCTGGTCCAACCCCGCCGGCTCCAAGCCGATCTCCGGCATCGCCGTGCCGCCCGGCACGCCCAAGTGGGGCCGGCAGTGGAAGAGTGCGGTCCGGGACAGCTACCTGAACACCATGTCCTTCGACGCCCACGGCGCCAACATGGTGTACCGCGACGTCTACGTCGACCTCGATCCCACCTACAAGGACGCCTTCGGCCAGCCCTTGCTACGCTTTACCTTCGACTGGAAGGACAACGACATCCGCATGAGCCGTTACGTCACCGAACAGGCGACGAAGATCGCGCGCAACCTGAACCCGAAGGCCATCAACGTCACCGTCAAGCAGATCGGCGACGCGCCCGACCTGCGCTCGTACCAGACCACGCACTGGGCCGGCGGCGTGGCCATGGGCATGGATCCGGGCACCAGCGTGCTGAACCGGTACCTGCAGAGCTGGGACGTCCACAACGTGTTCGCGGTGGGCTCCGGCGTGTTCGCGCAAGGCATCGGCTACAACCCGACCGGGGCCGCCGTCGCCCTGGCTTACTGGTCGGCCCGGGCCATTCGCGAGAACTATCTCAAAGACCCGCGCCCGCTGGTCGACGCCTGA
- a CDS encoding gluconate 2-dehydrogenase subunit 3 family protein, which translates to MKKISISANRRSFLRGAITAAPAAALALAAVPAMRGQAQGAAPYKPSFFSQEEFTLLSAMADTLIPADETGPGAIEAGVPEFIDAQMNTPYGRGQLWYMQGPFDRDAPAVFGYQLPYPPADLYRKSLAGFSAAIRQQYGKDFPALAQAQRIEAITDLEKGSLKMGEIPAAAFFTQLLQNVREGYFCDPADGGNKGMLSWKMIGFPGARADYFDWVEQYGKKYPLPPVSRG; encoded by the coding sequence ATGAAGAAAATCAGCATTTCGGCCAACCGCCGCAGCTTCCTGCGCGGCGCCATCACTGCGGCGCCGGCCGCGGCGCTGGCATTGGCGGCGGTCCCGGCGATGCGCGGGCAGGCGCAAGGCGCGGCGCCCTACAAGCCGTCCTTTTTCAGCCAGGAAGAATTCACGCTGCTCAGCGCCATGGCCGATACCTTGATCCCGGCTGACGAGACCGGCCCGGGCGCCATCGAGGCCGGCGTCCCGGAATTCATCGATGCCCAGATGAACACGCCCTATGGCCGGGGCCAGCTGTGGTACATGCAAGGTCCCTTCGACCGCGATGCCCCGGCGGTGTTCGGCTACCAGCTTCCATATCCTCCCGCCGATCTCTATCGGAAAAGCCTGGCCGGCTTCTCGGCCGCGATACGGCAGCAATACGGCAAGGACTTTCCCGCACTGGCGCAAGCGCAGCGCATCGAGGCGATCACCGATCTTGAGAAGGGTTCGCTGAAGATGGGGGAGATCCCGGCAGCGGCGTTCTTTACGCAATTGCTGCAGAACGTGCGCGAAGGCTACTTCTGCGACCCGGCCGACGGCGGCAACAAGGGCATGCTGTCGTGGAAGATGATCGGATTCCCGGGCGCCCGCGCCGACTACTTCGATTGGGTCGAGCAGTACGGCAAGAAGTATCCGCTGCCGCCGGTATCGCGCGGCTGA